The DNA window TTATCGTTGTCTTAtctgttggatattgtctttctcgccgtgactatccattttaaGTAGAGTATGAGAGATGACTTAGATAAATTGActtcttagttatactatataagtataaggttcgatggtctcttctgtatgtccagaaagatagagaccgatactatagatataactagtctttatatatgtgagaatttcccagatattcTCAGAATAGGATTATGTTTCATAGTGCGACATACGTGGCAATATTGTTATACGTTTCATAGTTGCCACGTATCATTATATTTGCCGCGTATCACTATAGATGCCACGTTTCATTCTCGTTTCATATAatgtttatgcctatgatgatatcttatcacccctataatagtcattttctatattcagcaTTATCAGCCTAGCATGATGTTAGTTCTATTTACCCCAATTCAgcagaaagaaaattgaGCACAAATCCAAATTTATCCCTAGTACCGCCCTGGGAAATTTTATCGTTTAAGATCACTTTCTCATTGGAATACTTTTCTAATAATTATaaaaacttcaacaaaaactATTAAACAATGTGTAAGAGCTGAAGCAGGTTGTGTTTGAATAAActgtgtaaggactctgatattgtatatttacgccgtatacgtaaagtatgtagttatatcagttgtgcgtgcttgtctaagactTGTTTGTTAGCTGTTGGTTAGTcgggtcctggatttagagacaGTCTTaaaagatgtcggtgcagataccttggggtttatatacgttccggataacgggccatccgcatgtctcgagtttgtatactcacatgtcgggtttataatagttctCGGTACTGTATTGGATAGAGTAACGGTTCATGAGTtcattcccaaagggagttcccaatttatcctcacacaATGATGTTAGAGGATtatgttggatattggaaatccggCTTCGTACATTGTTACATTGCATATCGTCATATGAAAGGTGAAAAGcattcatcgacagtttatgtagctctcctatataatgcgCATCCGGGGGAGGAGCTTCCGGCGCTCGGCAgtgaccgtctgctgggagaccctgccacaccCCAAACATGCGTAGTGCAGCATCATTTCTTTGCTTCCAGCACATTCCACTCTGGCGCAATGCTATTAGTAAAAGGattaatatatatatatatatgtatgcTAAATGCTAGAAGTATAAAACCTTACCCTCTTTTGACAGACTTTCTCCGATAACCTTTTGATCTCTTACGTTTGAATGATTTCCTTTTCTTATTTCCACCTGGACTCAGTGCGGTCGCTGAGTCGTCTTCGATAATATTTGTCAAGTGGCCATCGCGGATTGCATCAACTACTTTTATTCGGTATTGCAGCTCCCTTTCGTCGACTCGGAAATTAGACTTATTCGAAGCCCACCTTGGTGAGGTCGGAGTATGGGCAATAGCACGTACAGGTTCTGTTAGCATTGATAGACGCCTTTTGTTTAACACTTTAATGAATGGTAGATTATCATCAGCAGATGCTGTACTCTCTGAAGGGGATCCATTTTGCAAAGGTACTCTTTTCTTGGTTTCCTTGAAAAATCGTAGCTTAATAGAACAATCGGGGGTTTTAAGGTCCCTCACATTTGGCCCAACTTTCACATAATTAGAAACAAAGCCTAGTCCATTTGTCTTGGAGTATTCTTGTAGTATTCTCAACGTAATcaaatggaaaaatatCTTTTCGATGTCAACTTTACGCAGTGATTTACCTGTACCGTGCTCGGGTAGCATATGATGATTCGCTTGAACAATCTTCAACATATTAGACCCCTTGAAAACATCCTGACAATACGATGTGGTGACTACTTCATCCTGGATGCTGCGTACCAACTCGACAATTCTCAGAGCTATATCAGTAATGTCCTTTTCTTCGTCCTCCACATTGGTATTTGAACCGTCAGTTTCGCTCTTAAAATGTTGTTTGGCGCAGTTGTCACAGTTATTATTACAGTCTTTCACATCAAAGGATTCGTTAAAATATGAGAGGATCAGCTTTCTTCGACAATCTATCATGTTATCGCAGAAGTTCATAACTTGCTGTAAGTTTTCCAGCTGTTTCAACTTATTGGACTTATCTAGTTTTCTATCTCTCTGAatcattttttgaagtgttCGAATGTCAGCAAAAGAATAGAATGTAATGCAatatgaaaattttccatcTCTTCCCGCtctgccagtttcttgataGTAATTTTCTAGTGTCCTTGGGACTGTGTAATGGAAAACAAACCTCACGTCACTCTTATCGATCCCCATACCAAACGCAATAGTGGCAATGATGACTTGGATTTGATTTGCCTGCCAACCTCTCTGAACAAGTTCCCTGTCTGTGGTATCCATGCCTGCATGATAAAATCGACAGTTGATACCTTCCTTTTTGAGTAAGGCTGTTAATTTCTCACAAGCAATTTTGGAATGACAATATATGATACCAGATTGACCTCTAAACACTGTCTTCAGGGAGTTCACAATCAAAGGTATGCTTGTTTTATTGTTCTTCGGTATACTTTGATAAAAGAGATTATCCCTGTTGAAACTTTGCCTTAGTTGTACGGCGCTTTTCAGGCGTAAATTGTTTATTATATCACTTTGGACTTGTTTGTTAGCAGTTGCTGTTAGTGCAATCACGGGTATCTCAGGGTACTGCATTTTGAAATAGCTTAGTTGCTTATAGTCTGGTCTAAAATCGTGCCCCCAGTTAGAGACACAATGCGCCTCATCAATGACGATTCGAGCAAGCTGACGATTCTTGTAAAGAGTCCCCAGTGCCCGTTGGCACTGAGCAGAAGCTTTTATCATTTCCGGGGACATATAGATCAGGTCCAAGTCACCGTTGATCAGTAGGTTGAAAACTTCGTTCCGCTGAGCGGCTGAGTTTTTCGAGTTGAACATGCAAGCCCTTATGTTTAAGTCCAGCAAATGTTCCACTTGATCTTGCATTAGCGAAATCAGGGGAGATATGACAACGGTGGTGCCCCTCGTCTCTCCTGACTTTACAAGGGCAGGTAATTGATAACACAACGATTTGCCACCGCCTGTGGGCATTAGTACGAATACGTCTTTGCCCGAGAGCACGGAGTTTATGGCGGTTAACTGATTTGGTCTAAAACCTTTTAGCTTGAATGTAGCCTGTAAATGGTAGTAAAGCTCATCTGTCCATCGGTATGTAGGCTGTGTCTGCTCCTCTTCCCTATCAGGGAGCGTGGGTAACGGTGCGTCGTTCAGAATTGGCGGCAGTTCTATTTCATCGTTATCTACTCTGTTCCATGCAGCAACCTGCAGCAGGTCTTCATTGCCATCCAATTCTTGCAGATCTTCCTCGAAATCCTCAAGAATCTCCACGTCATCTTGGTCCTCGTCGGAAAGCACAATCTGCTGAAGTGAGGACGAGCCAATAATCTCAACGTTGTCGTCTCCGCTATCGCTCAATTCTGCGCCACTTATTCCGTGCGAGTCCTGCTTTGGTATCTTACTCTCTATCTCTGGTTCGCCATATTCACCAGCACCTTCCTCATGCatgttgaactggaactcACTCTCATTATCGACCGTCTCGTTGACCACAGTGGAGCAATCCGTCTTCAATAGCGATTCGAGGGTCTCCTCCAAGTACTGTATCTCGGTGGCTATATGCGCGACCTGTGGGTTCAAGACCTGACTCACCGTATGAAACTTTTCATCTTTAGAGAGCTGCGTCGACTGGATCACGTTGCACTTGTCGTTCAGCACGCCCGTCAGCTTCCTGAACTGCTCAATGAGCGACTGCTGACACCTGACCACTTCATTGTCGCCTGCACCGCACATAGACTTACCACGTGGACCAGGGCACTGCAAGTAAAACAGCTAACTTTACCGATGAGCAATCTTCACCTTAGGCAGTGAGGAATGAGCCACCCgcaaacaaacaaaccaCACTCaaacagaagaggaaaaaacgAAAGCCGTGAAGAAAACTGCAGAACAGCTGTATGTCTGGGTTAACCAGCGGAAAATGCACCCAAACTCCGATTAAGCGTCACTCTGCACACTACCTCGCGGACTAGTCTCGTTCAAATCCCAAAGAGAACAACTGCCACGGCGGCAGACCCTGAGAGGCAAACAAAGACAACTATCAACAcgtaaacaaaaaattaaaggCGTATTTGCTAAAGTTGCCAATACTTCCAAGAAGTGGGATATCCCTTTATTTGCCTTTGAACGTAGAAAGACGCGCACAAAACTGCAGAATTTCCAAAGTTTCCCCGACTTCTGAACGGGAATCggaaaacaagaaggaaagtaaaaaaaacaaaaaagagaaagagtgACGAAATAACGTCACCGTTGCAAGTT is part of the Huiozyma naganishii CBS 8797 chromosome 4, complete genome genome and encodes:
- the KNAG0D00680 gene encoding RecQ family ATP-dependent DNA helicase (similar to Saccharomyces cerevisiae SGS1 (YMR190C); ancestral locus Anc_6.278), whose amino-acid sequence is MCGAGDNEVVRCQQSLIEQFRKLTGVLNDKCNVIQSTQLSKDEKFHTVSQVLNPQVAHIATEIQYLEETLESLLKTDCSTVVNETVDNESEFQFNMHEEGAGEYGEPEIESKIPKQDSHGISGAELSDSGDDNVEIIGSSSLQQIVLSDEDQDDVEILEDFEEDLQELDGNEDLLQVAAWNRVDNDEIELPPILNDAPLPTLPDREEEQTQPTYRWTDELYYHLQATFKLKGFRPNQLTAINSVLSGKDVFVLMPTGGGKSLCYQLPALVKSGETRGTTVVISPLISLMQDQVEHLLDLNIRACMFNSKNSAAQRNEVFNLLINGDLDLIYMSPEMIKASAQCQRALGTLYKNRQLARIVIDEAHCVSNWGHDFRPDYKQLSYFKMQYPEIPVIALTATANKQVQSDIINNLRLKSAVQLRQSFNRDNLFYQSIPKNNKTSIPLIVNSLKTVFRGQSGIIYCHSKIACEKLTALLKKEGINCRFYHAGMDTTDRELVQRGWQANQIQVIIATIAFGMGIDKSDVRFVFHYTVPRTLENYYQETGRAGRDGKFSYCITFYSFADIRTLQKMIQRDRKLDKSNKLKQLENLQQVMNFCDNMIDCRRKLILSYFNESFDVKDCNNNCDNCAKQHFKSETDGSNTNVEDEEKDITDIALRIVELVRSIQDEVVTTSYCQDVFKGSNMLKIVQANHHMLPEHGTGKSLRKVDIEKIFFHLITLRILQEYSKTNGLGFVSNYVKVGPNVRDLKTPDCSIKLRFFKETKKRVPLQNGSPSESTASADDNLPFIKVLNKRRLSMLTEPVRAIAHTPTSPRWASNKSNFRVDERELQYRIKVVDAIRDGHLTNIIEDDSATALSPGGNKKRKSFKRKRSKGYRRKSVKRG